From Ramlibacter agri, a single genomic window includes:
- a CDS encoding DUF2818 family protein yields MTQTASVWLVLVLAFCAANLPFLSQRVLGVVPLAGGKNLALRLGELVLLYFVVGGIGLALEQHAGQISPQGWEFYAVTGALFLTFAAPGFVWRYLFKPRH; encoded by the coding sequence GTGACGCAGACCGCATCCGTCTGGCTCGTGCTGGTGCTGGCGTTCTGCGCCGCCAACCTGCCATTCCTCAGCCAGCGGGTGCTGGGCGTGGTTCCGCTCGCGGGCGGCAAGAACCTCGCCCTGCGCCTGGGCGAGCTGGTGCTGCTGTACTTCGTGGTCGGCGGCATCGGCCTCGCGCTGGAGCAGCACGCCGGCCAGATCTCGCCGCAAGGCTGGGAGTTCTACGCGGTCACGGGCGCGCTATTCCTCACCTTCGCCGCTCCGGGCTTCGTCTGGCGTTACCTGTTCAAACCCAGGCATTGA
- the nuoN gene encoding NADH-quinone oxidoreductase subunit NuoN, with protein MIDSLSFSAVAPEIVLLVMACVVALVDLGVTSRLRTATYALTMLSLAVVAWLTAQAGAAGDTVYAFNRMVVVDSMANWLKFFATLSMMVCMVYGRPYAGVRDMLRGGEMFTLSMFALLGIFVMISGNNFLVIYLGLELLTLSSYALVALRRDHTVATEAAMKYFVLGAMASGFLLYGLSMIYGATGSLDIGTVFKVVSTGQVKHQVLVFGLVFIVAGLAFKLGAAPFHMWIPDVYQGAPTAITLIIGSAPELAAFAIAIRLLVEGLLPLAFDWQQMLVVLAVCSLFIGNLAAIAQTNLKRMLAYSTIGQMGFVILGLLSGVVNGSPAAAANAYSSAMFYIVTYVLTTLASFGVILLLSREGFESEEISDLAGLNQRSPLYAAIMAICLFSLAGVPPMVGFYAKLAVLQALLVSGSSFNIGLAVFAVMMSLVAAYYYIRVVKVMYFDAPITATTVAAPADVRVVLTINGALVLILGILPGGLMSLCAQAILKALTT; from the coding sequence ATGATCGACTCCTTGAGCTTTAGCGCGGTCGCGCCCGAGATCGTCCTGCTGGTGATGGCTTGCGTCGTCGCCCTGGTGGACCTGGGCGTGACGAGCCGCCTGCGCACCGCCACTTACGCCCTCACCATGCTGTCCCTGGCCGTCGTGGCCTGGCTGACGGCCCAGGCCGGCGCCGCCGGCGACACCGTCTATGCCTTCAACCGCATGGTGGTCGTCGACAGCATGGCCAACTGGCTGAAGTTCTTTGCGACCCTCTCCATGATGGTCTGCATGGTCTACGGCCGCCCGTACGCCGGCGTGCGCGACATGCTGCGCGGCGGCGAGATGTTCACGCTCTCGATGTTCGCGCTGCTGGGCATCTTCGTGATGATCTCGGGCAACAACTTCCTGGTCATCTACCTGGGCCTGGAACTGCTGACGCTCTCCAGCTATGCGCTGGTGGCGCTGCGCCGCGACCACACGGTGGCGACCGAAGCGGCCATGAAGTACTTCGTGCTGGGCGCGATGGCTTCGGGCTTCCTGCTGTACGGCCTGTCCATGATCTACGGCGCCACTGGCTCGCTGGACATCGGCACCGTCTTCAAGGTGGTGAGCACCGGCCAGGTCAAGCACCAGGTGCTGGTGTTCGGCCTCGTGTTCATCGTCGCCGGCCTCGCCTTCAAGCTGGGCGCCGCGCCCTTCCACATGTGGATCCCGGACGTCTACCAGGGCGCCCCGACCGCGATCACGCTGATCATCGGCTCGGCTCCCGAACTGGCGGCCTTCGCCATCGCGATCCGCCTGCTGGTGGAAGGCCTGCTGCCGCTGGCCTTCGACTGGCAGCAGATGCTGGTGGTGCTGGCCGTGTGCTCGCTGTTCATCGGCAACCTGGCAGCCATCGCGCAGACCAACCTGAAGCGGATGCTGGCGTATTCCACGATCGGCCAGATGGGCTTCGTGATCCTGGGCCTGCTCTCGGGCGTGGTGAACGGCAGCCCCGCCGCCGCCGCCAATGCCTACAGCTCGGCGATGTTCTACATCGTCACCTACGTGCTGACCACGCTGGCGAGCTTCGGCGTCATCCTGCTGCTGTCGCGCGAAGGCTTCGAGAGCGAGGAGATCTCCGACCTGGCCGGCCTCAACCAGCGCAGCCCGCTGTACGCCGCGATCATGGCGATCTGCCTGTTCTCGCTGGCCGGAGTGCCGCCGATGGTGGGCTTCTACGCCAAGCTGGCGGTGCTGCAGGCGCTGCTGGTCTCCGGCAGCAGCTTCAACATCGGGCTGGCCGTGTTCGCGGTGATGATGTCGCTGGTGGCCGCCTACTACTACATCCGCGTCGTCAAGGTCATGTACTTCGATGCGCCGATCACGGCCACCACCGTCGCGGCGCCCGCCGACGTGCGCGTGGTGCTGACGATCAATGGCGCGCTGGTGCTGATCCTGGGCATCCTGCCGGGCGGCCTGATGTCGCTGTGCGCGCAGGCCATCCTCAAGGCATTGACGACCTGA
- a CDS encoding NADH-quinone oxidoreductase subunit M, whose translation MGLLSLAIWMPIVFGGILLALGRDDQARTVRWIALIGALASFLVTLPLYGQFDVSTASMQFVENVPWIERFNVNYHLGLDGISFWFVLLTAFITLVVVIAGWEVITERVNQYYGAFLILSGLMIGVFCALDGVLFYTFFEATLIPMYLIIGIWGGPNKIYAAFKFFLYTLLGSLLMLVALVYLYTKSGGSFDILTWHKLPLSSLEQTLLFFGFFAAFAVKVPMWPVHTWLPDVHVEAPTGGSAVLAAIMLKLGAYGFLRFSMPIAPDASREWAWLIIALSLIAVIYVGLVAMVQQDMKKLVAYSSVAHMGFVTLGFFIFQHVGIAGGLVQMIAHGFVSGAMFLCIGVLYDRVHSRNIADYGGVVNTMPTFAAFAVLFAMANCGLPATAGFVGEWMVILATVKVNFWLGLAAATALIFGAAYTLWMVKRVYFGPVANEHVKALTDINAREFLMLGLLALATLYMGVYPKPFTDVMDASVGAFVKQVSASKLQ comes from the coding sequence ATGGGACTCCTCAGCCTCGCCATCTGGATGCCGATCGTGTTCGGCGGCATCCTGCTGGCCCTTGGCCGCGACGACCAGGCGCGCACCGTGCGCTGGATCGCGCTGATCGGCGCGCTCGCCAGTTTCCTGGTGACGCTGCCCCTGTACGGCCAGTTCGACGTGAGCACCGCGTCCATGCAGTTCGTCGAGAACGTGCCGTGGATCGAGCGCTTCAACGTCAACTACCACCTGGGCCTGGACGGCATCTCGTTCTGGTTCGTGCTGCTCACCGCCTTCATCACGCTGGTCGTGGTGATCGCCGGCTGGGAAGTGATCACCGAGCGCGTCAACCAGTACTACGGCGCCTTCCTGATCCTGTCGGGCCTGATGATCGGCGTGTTCTGCGCGCTCGATGGCGTGCTGTTCTACACCTTCTTCGAAGCCACGCTGATCCCGATGTACCTGATCATCGGCATCTGGGGCGGCCCGAACAAGATCTACGCGGCCTTCAAGTTCTTCCTGTACACGCTGCTCGGCTCGCTGCTGATGCTGGTGGCGCTGGTCTACCTGTACACCAAGTCCGGCGGCAGCTTCGACATCCTCACCTGGCACAAGCTGCCGCTGTCCTCGCTGGAGCAGACGCTGCTGTTCTTCGGCTTCTTCGCGGCCTTCGCGGTGAAGGTGCCGATGTGGCCGGTGCACACCTGGCTGCCCGACGTGCACGTGGAAGCGCCCACCGGCGGCTCCGCCGTGCTGGCCGCCATCATGCTGAAGCTGGGCGCCTACGGTTTCCTGCGCTTTTCGATGCCGATCGCCCCGGACGCCTCGCGTGAATGGGCCTGGCTGATCATCGCGCTGTCGCTGATCGCCGTGATCTACGTGGGCCTGGTCGCCATGGTGCAGCAGGACATGAAGAAGCTGGTCGCTTATTCGTCCGTCGCGCACATGGGCTTCGTCACGCTCGGCTTCTTCATCTTCCAGCACGTCGGCATCGCCGGCGGCCTGGTGCAGATGATCGCCCACGGCTTCGTCTCCGGCGCCATGTTCCTGTGCATCGGCGTGCTGTACGACCGCGTGCACTCGCGCAACATCGCCGACTACGGCGGGGTGGTGAACACCATGCCCACCTTCGCGGCCTTCGCCGTGCTGTTCGCCATGGCCAACTGCGGCCTGCCTGCCACCGCCGGCTTCGTCGGCGAGTGGATGGTGATCCTGGCGACCGTCAAGGTGAACTTCTGGCTGGGCCTCGCGGCCGCCACCGCGCTGATCTTCGGCGCCGCCTACACCCTGTGGATGGTCAAGCGCGTTTACTTCGGCCCCGTGGCCAACGAACACGTGAAGGCCCTCACCGACATCAACGCCCGCGAGTTCCTGATGCTGGGCCTGCTGGCCCTGGCGACGCTCTACATGGGCGTCTACCCGAAGCCCTTCACCGACGTCATGGACGCCTCGGTGGGCGCCTTCGTGAAGCAGGTCTCGGCCTCCAAGCTGCAGTGA
- the nuoL gene encoding NADH-quinone oxidoreductase subunit L encodes MATTLNAATLLVVPLAPLVGAAVAGIFGTTFGGNVVGRRVAHSATILGVFIAFVISALTLKSVAVDGARFNQTIYEWMNVGGLKMEIGFLVDGLTAMMMCVVTFVSLMVHIYTIGYMEEDEGYNRFFGYISLFTFSMLMLVMSNNFLQLFFGWEAVGLVSYLLIGFWYTKPTAIFANLKAFLVNRVGDFGFILGIGLIFAYAGTLNYAETFGKAEELGKLAFGYGTDWQLITVLCICLFIGAMGKSAQFPLHVWLPDSMEGPTPISALIHAATMVTAGIFMVARMSPLFELSDTALNFVMVIGAITALFMGFLGIIQNDIKRVVAYSTLSQLGYMTVALGASAYSVAVFHLMTHAFFKALLFLAAGSVIIGMHHNQDIRWMGGLRKYMPITWITSLIGSLALIGTPFFAGFYSKDSIIEAVHASHLPGAGFAYFAVMAGVFVTAFYSFRMYFLVFHGEERYDQAPAHEHHADEEPDPHHHHDDHAKPHESPWVVTAPLILLAFPSVVIGFLTIGGMLYGDFFKDAIFINFEHHPALEEMAKEFHGPVAMALHSITSPVLWLAIAGVVLSWFFYMKRPDIPAAIKQRCQPIYTLLENKYYLDWINENIIARAARAIGTGLWKGGDQGVIEGVFVNGSARAVAWFAGVVRWVQSGYIYHYAFAMLLGVIVLMSYFVSWPMVSEWLKK; translated from the coding sequence ATGGCTACCACCCTCAACGCAGCTACGCTGCTCGTCGTTCCGCTTGCGCCCCTCGTTGGCGCCGCGGTGGCGGGCATCTTCGGCACCACCTTCGGCGGCAACGTCGTCGGCCGCCGGGTCGCCCACAGCGCCACCATCCTCGGCGTCTTCATCGCCTTCGTCATCTCCGCGCTCACGCTCAAGAGCGTCGCGGTCGACGGCGCCCGCTTCAACCAGACGATCTACGAATGGATGAACGTCGGCGGCCTGAAGATGGAGATCGGCTTCCTCGTCGACGGCCTGACGGCGATGATGATGTGCGTCGTGACCTTCGTGTCTTTGATGGTGCACATCTACACCATCGGCTACATGGAGGAAGACGAAGGCTACAACCGCTTCTTCGGCTACATCTCGCTCTTCACCTTCTCCATGCTGATGCTGGTGATGAGCAACAACTTCCTGCAGCTGTTCTTCGGCTGGGAAGCGGTGGGCCTGGTCTCCTACCTGCTGATCGGCTTCTGGTACACCAAGCCCACGGCCATCTTCGCCAACCTGAAGGCCTTCCTGGTCAACCGCGTCGGCGACTTCGGCTTCATCCTGGGCATCGGCCTGATCTTCGCCTACGCCGGCACGCTGAACTACGCCGAGACCTTCGGCAAGGCCGAAGAGCTGGGCAAGCTGGCCTTCGGCTACGGCACCGACTGGCAGCTGATCACGGTGCTGTGCATCTGCCTGTTCATCGGCGCCATGGGCAAGAGCGCGCAGTTCCCGCTGCACGTGTGGCTGCCTGACTCGATGGAAGGCCCGACCCCCATCTCCGCGCTGATCCACGCCGCCACCATGGTGACGGCCGGCATCTTCATGGTGGCGCGCATGTCGCCGCTGTTCGAGCTGTCCGACACGGCGCTGAACTTCGTCATGGTGATCGGCGCGATCACGGCGCTGTTCATGGGCTTCCTGGGCATCATCCAGAACGACATCAAGCGCGTCGTCGCGTACTCCACGCTGTCCCAGCTGGGCTACATGACCGTGGCGCTGGGCGCCTCCGCCTACTCGGTGGCGGTGTTCCACCTGATGACGCACGCGTTCTTCAAGGCGCTGCTGTTCCTGGCCGCGGGCTCCGTCATCATCGGCATGCACCACAACCAGGATATCCGCTGGATGGGCGGCCTGCGCAAGTACATGCCGATCACCTGGATCACGTCCCTGATCGGTTCGCTGGCGCTGATCGGCACGCCGTTCTTCGCGGGCTTCTACTCCAAGGACTCGATCATCGAGGCGGTACACGCTTCGCACCTGCCCGGCGCCGGCTTTGCCTACTTCGCCGTGATGGCGGGCGTGTTCGTGACGGCCTTCTATTCGTTCCGCATGTACTTCCTGGTCTTCCACGGCGAGGAGCGCTACGACCAGGCGCCGGCCCACGAACACCACGCGGACGAGGAACCGGATCCGCACCACCACCACGATGACCACGCCAAGCCGCACGAGTCGCCCTGGGTCGTGACCGCGCCGCTGATCCTGCTGGCCTTCCCCTCGGTGGTGATCGGCTTCCTGACCATCGGCGGCATGCTGTACGGCGACTTCTTCAAGGACGCGATCTTCATCAACTTCGAGCACCACCCGGCGCTGGAAGAGATGGCCAAGGAATTCCACGGCCCCGTGGCCATGGCGCTGCACAGCATCACCTCGCCCGTTCTGTGGCTGGCGATTGCCGGCGTGGTGCTGTCCTGGTTCTTCTACATGAAGCGGCCGGACATTCCGGCTGCGATCAAGCAGCGTTGCCAGCCGATCTATACGCTGCTGGAAAACAAGTACTACCTGGACTGGATCAACGAAAACATCATCGCCCGCGCGGCGCGTGCCATCGGCACCGGCCTGTGGAAGGGTGGTGACCAGGGCGTGATCGAAGGCGTGTTCGTCAACGGCAGCGCCCGCGCCGTGGCGTGGTTCGCCGGCGTCGTGCGCTGGGTGCAATCCGGCTACATCTATCACTACGCCTTCGCCATGCTGCTGGGCGTGATCGTGCTGATGTCGTACTTCGTCAGCTGGCCCATGGTCTCCGAGTGGCTGAAGAAGTAA
- the nuoK gene encoding NADH-quinone oxidoreductase subunit NuoK: MIITLGHFLTLGAILFALSVIGIFLNRRNLIVLLMCIELMLLAVNTNFVAFSYYLGDMHGQVFVFFILTVAAAESAIGLAILVLLFRNKENINVEELNALKG, translated from the coding sequence ATGATCATCACCCTCGGCCACTTCCTCACGCTGGGCGCGATCCTGTTCGCGCTGTCCGTGATCGGCATCTTCCTGAACCGCCGCAACCTCATCGTGCTGCTGATGTGCATCGAACTGATGCTGCTGGCGGTGAACACGAACTTCGTGGCGTTCTCCTACTACCTGGGCGACATGCACGGGCAGGTGTTCGTGTTCTTCATCCTGACCGTGGCCGCCGCCGAATCGGCGATCGGCCTGGCCATCCTCGTGCTGCTGTTCCGGAACAAAGAGAACATCAACGTCGAAGAACTGAACGCGCTGAAGGGCTAA
- a CDS encoding NADH-quinone oxidoreductase subunit J: MDVRTGLFYLFSVVLLFAAFRVITARNPVYAALFLVLTFFQAAGVWMLLKAEFLAISLVLVYVGAVMVLFLFVVMMLDIDVAKLRAGFWKHFPLAATIGALIALEMAAVLMGGFRPAEEPRALPGVAAAAQAGIQYSNTRELGKLLYTEYLFPLEIAAVLLLVAIVAAIALTLRARKDSKAIDPSLAVRVKARDRLQVVKVPPAVRPAPQVEAAPEGKA, from the coding sequence ATGGACGTTCGTACCGGACTCTTCTACCTGTTCTCGGTGGTGCTGCTGTTCGCGGCCTTCCGGGTGATCACGGCCCGCAACCCCGTGTATGCGGCGCTGTTCCTGGTGCTCACCTTCTTCCAGGCCGCCGGCGTGTGGATGCTGCTGAAGGCCGAGTTCCTCGCCATCTCGCTGGTGCTCGTGTACGTGGGCGCGGTGATGGTGCTGTTCCTGTTCGTGGTGATGATGCTGGACATCGACGTCGCCAAGCTGCGGGCCGGCTTCTGGAAGCATTTCCCGCTGGCCGCCACCATCGGCGCGCTGATCGCGCTGGAGATGGCCGCGGTGCTGATGGGCGGCTTCCGCCCCGCCGAAGAGCCGCGAGCGCTGCCCGGCGTCGCCGCCGCCGCGCAAGCCGGCATCCAGTACTCGAACACGCGCGAATTGGGCAAGCTGCTCTATACCGAATACCTGTTCCCGCTGGAAATCGCCGCCGTGCTGCTGCTGGTGGCCATCGTCGCCGCCATCGCGCTGACGCTGCGGGCCCGCAAGGACAGCAAGGCCATCGATCCCTCGCTGGCCGTGCGCGTGAAGGCGCGCGACCGCCTGCAGGTCGTCAAGGTGCCGCCGGCGGTGCGTCCGGCCCCGCAAGTGGAAGCTGCCCCGGAGGGCAAGGCATGA
- the nuoI gene encoding NADH-quinone oxidoreductase subunit NuoI, whose product MATDTLARPGFNLGDFLRSFMLVELFKGLRVTGKYFFARKITVQFPEEKTPLSPRFRGLHALRRYENGEERCIACKLCEAVCPALAITIESEQRADGTRRTNRYDIDLTKCIFCGFCEESCPVDSIVETHILEYHGEKRGDLYFTKDMLLAVGDRYEAEIAATKAADAKYR is encoded by the coding sequence ATGGCAACCGATACCCTGGCCCGCCCCGGCTTCAACCTCGGGGACTTCCTCCGCAGCTTCATGCTGGTGGAGCTCTTCAAGGGACTGCGCGTCACGGGCAAGTACTTCTTTGCCCGCAAGATCACCGTGCAGTTCCCGGAAGAAAAGACGCCGCTCAGCCCGCGCTTCCGCGGCCTGCACGCGCTGCGCCGCTACGAGAACGGCGAAGAACGCTGCATCGCCTGCAAGCTGTGCGAGGCCGTGTGCCCCGCGCTGGCGATCACGATCGAGAGCGAGCAGCGCGCCGACGGCACCCGCCGCACGAACCGCTACGACATCGACCTGACCAAGTGCATCTTCTGCGGCTTCTGCGAAGAGAGCTGCCCGGTGGACTCGATCGTCGAGACGCACATCCTGGAATACCACGGCGAAAAGCGCGGCGACCTGTACTTCACCAAGGACATGCTGCTGGCCGTGGGCGACCGCTACGAAGCCGAGATCGCGGCCACCAAGGCGGCCGACGCCAAGTACCGGTAA
- the nuoH gene encoding NADH-quinone oxidoreductase subunit NuoH, translated as MIESIYGFGNGLIAAPWWTGAGWPIVWTLIKIICVVLPLMGCVAYLTLWERKAIGWTQIRPGPNRIGPFGLLTPIADALKLMTKEIILPTVANKGLFLLGPVMTIMPALAAWVVIPFGPEVALSNINAGLLFMMAITSLEVYGVIIAGWASNSKYAFLGALRASAQMVSYEIAMGFCFVVVLMVAGSLNMTDIVMQQGRGMFADRGIGILSWNWLPLLPIFVVYFVSGLAETNRHPFDVVEGESEIVAGHMIEYSGMSFAMFFLAEYANMWLVSILAVIMFLGGWLPPIDAPILNLIPGWIWLGAKTFVMVTMFLWVRSTFPRYRYDQIMRLGWKIFIPVTLVWLVVIGAWMQTPYNIFK; from the coding sequence ATGATCGAAAGCATCTACGGCTTCGGCAACGGCCTGATCGCCGCGCCCTGGTGGACGGGGGCCGGCTGGCCCATCGTCTGGACGCTGATCAAGATCATCTGCGTCGTGCTGCCCCTGATGGGTTGCGTCGCGTACCTCACGCTGTGGGAACGCAAGGCGATCGGCTGGACGCAGATCCGCCCCGGCCCGAACCGCATTGGCCCCTTCGGCCTGCTGACGCCGATCGCGGACGCGCTCAAGCTGATGACCAAGGAGATCATCCTCCCGACGGTCGCCAACAAGGGCTTGTTCCTGCTGGGCCCGGTCATGACCATCATGCCGGCGCTGGCCGCCTGGGTGGTTATCCCCTTCGGTCCTGAAGTCGCGCTGTCCAACATTAACGCCGGCCTGCTGTTCATGATGGCCATCACCTCGCTCGAGGTGTACGGCGTCATCATCGCCGGCTGGGCGTCGAACTCGAAGTACGCCTTCCTGGGCGCGCTGCGCGCCTCGGCCCAGATGGTCAGCTACGAAATCGCCATGGGCTTCTGCTTCGTGGTGGTGCTGATGGTCGCCGGCAGCCTGAACATGACGGACATCGTCATGCAGCAGGGCCGCGGCATGTTCGCGGACAGGGGCATCGGCATCCTGTCCTGGAACTGGCTGCCGCTGCTGCCCATCTTCGTCGTGTACTTCGTCTCCGGCCTGGCCGAGACGAACCGCCACCCCTTCGACGTGGTGGAAGGCGAATCGGAAATCGTGGCCGGCCACATGATCGAGTACTCGGGCATGTCCTTCGCCATGTTCTTCCTGGCGGAGTACGCCAACATGTGGCTCGTCTCCATCCTGGCGGTCATCATGTTCCTGGGCGGCTGGCTGCCTCCCATCGACGCCCCGATCCTGAACCTGATCCCCGGCTGGATCTGGCTGGGCGCCAAGACCTTCGTCATGGTCACCATGTTCCTGTGGGTCCGGTCGACCTTCCCGCGCTACCGCTACGACCAGATCATGCGCCTGGGCTGGAAGATCTTCATTCCGGTCACGCTCGTGTGGCTCGTCGTCATCGGGGCGTGGATGCAAACGCCTTACAACATCTTCAAATAA
- the nuoG gene encoding NADH-quinone oxidoreductase subunit NuoG, which produces MIEIELDGQKVQVPEGSMVMHAADKAGSYIPHFCYHKKLSIAANCRMCLVDVEKAPKPMPACATPVTNGMIVRTKSDKAIKAQQSVMEFLLINHPLDCPICDQGGECQLQDLAVGYGGSASRYQEEKRVVLHKDVGPLISMEEMSRCIHCTRCVRFGQEVAGVMELGMIHRGEHSEITTVLGDTVDSEVSGNMIDLCPVGALTSKPFRYSARPWELSRRKSVSPHDSEGANLIVQVKNNKVLRVLPFENNDVNECWLADRDRFSYEALNGNERLTAPMLKQGGEWKTVDWQTALEYVANGLKQVKQQHGAKAIGLLASPHSTVEELFLAAQVLRGLGSENIDYRLRNAEFTTNEGASQDAPAVRWLGTTIASLSTLQGALVVGSNLRKDHPLFALRMRYAVRTGAKLSVIHDRDDDWAMNIAGKSIVPAGQWTQVLADVATAIGNEKGSKAPLQGNATDAAKAIAATLLSGERKAILLGNAAAHHPSASSLLALASWIADQIGATVGYLTEAANTVGAQLVKALPGQGGLNAGQMLAGGLKAAILLNNEPEFDSAAGAKGAAAIGQADMVVTLSPFKANMDISDVLLPIAPWTETPGTFVNAEGRVQGFHAVVKPLAETRPGWKVLRVLANLLGLPGFEYESSQDVLEAARGKADAGQDLVQGGLLSNKTSAAAWLGDTNARPVSAAIYQLDSIVRRAPSLQLTADARVANEVAA; this is translated from the coding sequence ATGATTGAGATCGAACTCGACGGACAGAAGGTCCAGGTGCCGGAAGGCAGCATGGTGATGCATGCTGCCGACAAGGCCGGTTCCTACATTCCGCACTTCTGCTACCACAAGAAGCTCTCCATCGCCGCCAACTGCCGCATGTGCCTGGTGGACGTGGAGAAGGCGCCCAAGCCGATGCCGGCCTGCGCCACCCCCGTCACCAACGGCATGATCGTCCGCACCAAGAGCGACAAGGCGATCAAGGCGCAGCAGTCGGTGATGGAGTTCCTGCTGATCAACCACCCGCTGGACTGCCCGATCTGCGACCAGGGCGGCGAATGCCAGTTGCAGGACCTGGCCGTGGGCTACGGCGGCTCCGCTTCCCGCTACCAGGAAGAGAAGCGCGTGGTCCTGCACAAGGACGTCGGCCCGCTGATCTCCATGGAGGAGATGAGCCGCTGCATCCATTGCACCCGCTGCGTGCGCTTCGGCCAGGAAGTGGCCGGCGTGATGGAGCTGGGCATGATCCACCGCGGCGAGCACAGCGAGATCACCACGGTGCTGGGCGACACGGTCGATTCCGAAGTGTCCGGCAACATGATCGACCTGTGCCCGGTCGGCGCGCTCACCAGCAAGCCGTTCCGCTACAGCGCGCGGCCCTGGGAACTCTCGCGCCGCAAGAGTGTGAGCCCGCACGATTCCGAAGGCGCCAACCTGATCGTCCAGGTCAAGAACAACAAGGTCCTGCGGGTCCTGCCGTTCGAGAACAACGACGTCAACGAATGCTGGCTGGCCGACCGCGACCGCTTCTCCTACGAAGCGCTGAACGGCAACGAGCGCCTGACCGCCCCCATGCTGAAGCAGGGCGGCGAGTGGAAGACGGTCGACTGGCAGACCGCGCTGGAATACGTGGCCAACGGCCTGAAGCAGGTCAAGCAGCAGCACGGCGCCAAGGCGATCGGCCTGCTGGCCAGCCCGCACAGCACGGTGGAAGAACTGTTCCTCGCCGCGCAGGTGCTGCGTGGCCTGGGCTCCGAGAACATCGACTACCGCCTGCGCAACGCAGAATTCACGACGAACGAAGGCGCGTCACAGGACGCACCTGCGGTGCGGTGGCTCGGTACGACCATCGCCTCGCTGTCGACGCTGCAAGGCGCGCTGGTGGTCGGCTCCAACCTGCGCAAGGACCACCCGCTGTTCGCGCTGCGCATGCGTTACGCCGTGCGCACCGGCGCCAAGCTCTCCGTCATCCACGACCGCGACGACGATTGGGCGATGAACATCGCCGGCAAGTCCATCGTTCCGGCCGGCCAATGGACGCAAGTGCTGGCCGACGTGGCCACCGCCATCGGCAACGAGAAGGGCAGCAAGGCTCCGCTGCAGGGCAACGCCACCGACGCCGCCAAGGCGATCGCCGCGACGCTGCTGTCCGGCGAGCGCAAGGCCATCCTGCTGGGCAACGCCGCCGCGCACCACCCCAGCGCTTCGTCGCTGCTGGCCCTGGCCAGCTGGATCGCCGACCAGATCGGCGCCACCGTGGGCTACCTCACCGAAGCCGCCAACACCGTTGGCGCGCAACTGGTGAAGGCGCTGCCGGGGCAGGGCGGCCTGAACGCCGGCCAGATGCTGGCGGGCGGCCTGAAGGCTGCGATCCTGTTGAACAACGAGCCGGAGTTCGACTCCGCCGCCGGCGCCAAGGGCGCCGCCGCCATCGGCCAGGCCGACATGGTGGTGACGCTCAGCCCGTTCAAGGCCAACATGGACATCAGCGACGTGCTGCTGCCCATCGCGCCGTGGACCGAGACGCCCGGCACCTTCGTCAACGCCGAAGGCCGCGTCCAGGGCTTCCACGCCGTGGTCAAGCCGCTGGCGGAAACCCGCCCGGGCTGGAAGGTGCTGCGCGTGCTGGCCAACCTGCTGGGCCTGCCAGGCTTCGAATACGAGTCTTCGCAGGACGTGCTGGAAGCGGCGCGCGGCAAGGCCGACGCCGGCCAGGACCTGGTGCAGGGCGGCCTGCTGTCCAACAAGACCAGCGCTGCCGCCTGGCTGGGCGACACCAACGCCCGCCCGGTCAGCGCCGCCATCTACCAGCTGGACTCCATCGTGCGCCGCGCGCCTTCGCTGCAGCTCACGGCCGACGCCCGCGTGGCGAACGAGGTGGCTGCATGA